The following proteins are co-located in the Sandaracinaceae bacterium genome:
- a CDS encoding metalloregulator ArsR/SmtB family transcription factor, whose product MRLKAPSRPAACCPPAEPMPPVPTDEAEANRQLARLAKAVAHPARVAILRLLVRQEGCIVGDIVGELPLAQSTVSQHLKQLKEAGLIRGDVDGPRVCYCVEPGAVALLKALVESL is encoded by the coding sequence ATGCGTTTGAAGGCCCCTTCCAGACCCGCGGCGTGCTGTCCCCCGGCCGAGCCAATGCCGCCCGTGCCCACCGACGAGGCGGAGGCCAACCGGCAGCTGGCGCGGCTGGCCAAGGCCGTCGCGCACCCCGCGCGGGTCGCCATCCTCCGGCTCCTCGTGCGTCAGGAGGGGTGCATCGTCGGCGACATCGTGGGCGAGCTCCCGCTGGCGCAGTCCACCGTCTCGCAGCACCTCAAGCAGCTGAAGGAAGCAGGCCTGATCCGCGGTGACGTGGACGGACCGCGCGTCTGCTACTGCGTCGAGCCCGGCGCGGTCGCCCTCCTCAAGGCGCTCGTGGAGTCGCTCTGA